In a single window of the Zea mays cultivar B73 chromosome 5, Zm-B73-REFERENCE-NAM-5.0, whole genome shotgun sequence genome:
- the LOC100192794 gene encoding uncharacterized protein LOC100192794 yields the protein MAFLFNKFQEAIRTIAKSPMFARDPRHLQFEADVNRLFLYTSYYRLGENADEKDAEEIIDLASKASIADQQKQVQDNVHYELTHMCQAMDSILCPDTINDPSKGPSEAHNHSQRSGLSFAVGGAASANKQSAIIPATRPLTRAELSKKFRDHFGYTLDIGPSGIPHKDAGQGLFLSGQANAGAVLAIYPGVIYSPAYYRYIPGYPRIDVCNNYLITRYDGTIIDAKPWCFGGETRALWDGSDLVDYNAMAPKGSENNSDRVWRMLSKPLEKGVRENFGEVLERRNPLAFGHFANHPPKGSSPNVMICPYDFPLTEKDMRVYIPNITFGGQETIRMKRFGSFYFKSGGSDNQAGDSLVLKTLVLVSTRSICDEELFLNYRYSNSKRRPEWYSPVDEEEDKRRWS from the exons ATGGCTTTCCTCTTCAACAAGTTCCAAGAG GCAATCAGAACAATTGCCAAGAGCCCCATGTTTGCTCGTGATCCAAGGCATCTTCAATTTGAAGCTGATGTGAATCGTTTGTTTCTCTATACAAG CTATTATCGTCTCGGGGAGAATGCTGACGAGAAGGACGCTGAGGAGATtattgacttggctagcaaagctTCTATTGCTGATCAGCAGAAACAAGTGCAGGATAATGTTCATTATGAACTTACGCATATGTGCCAAGCAATGGATAGCATTTTATGTCCTGATACAATAAACGACCCATCAAAAGGACCTTCAGAAGCACATAATCATTCTCAGCGTAGTGGCTTAAGTTTTGCCGTTGGTGGTGCTGCATCTGCAAACAAGCAAAG TGCAATTATCCCTGCTACACGACCTTTAACTCGAGCAGAATTGTCAAAGAAATTCAGGGATCATTTTGGGTACACACTTGACATCGGACCATCTGGAATTCCTCATAAAGACGCAGGTCAAGGTTTATTCTTATCAGGACAAGCAAATGCCGGTGCTGTCCTAGCCATCTATCCTGGTGTTATATATTCACCTGCTTACTATCGATATATACCTGGATACCCAAGAATTGATGTTTGCAACAACTATCTAATCACAAGATATGATGGGACAATAATTGATGCAAAACCATGGTGTTTTGGTGGTGAAACAAGAGCATTATGGGATGGTTCAGATTTGGTGGATTACAATGCTATGGCACCTAAAGGCTCAGAGAACAACTCTGATCGGGTGTGGAGAATGCTAAGCAAGCCTCTAGAAAAAGGTGTAAGGGAAAATTTTGGTGAAGTGCTTGAACGACGAAATCCCCTTGCTTTTGGTCATTTTGCAAATCATCCACCCAAAGGTTCAAGTCCTAATGTCATGATCTGCCCATACGATTTTCCTTTGACAGAGAAGGACATGAGAGTATACATCCCTAACATTACGTTTGGTGGTCAAGAGACCATTAGGATGAAGAGGTTTGGCTCCTTCTATTTCAAGTCTGGAGGTTCTGATAATCAGGCTGGTGATTCTCTAGTACTGAAGACGCTAGTGCTGGTGAGCACAAGGTCCATATGTGATGAAGAGCTCTTTCTTAATTACCGTTACAGTAACTCAAAAAGACGACCAGAGTGGTACAGCCCTGTCGATGAAGAAGAGGATAAGAGGAGATGGAGCTAG
- the LOC100192794 gene encoding uncharacterized protein isoform X2, with protein sequence MFARDPRHLQFEADVNRLFLYTSYYRLGENADEKDAEEIIDLASKASIADQQKQVQDNVHYELTHMCQAMDSILCPDTINDPSKGPSEAHNHSQRSGLSFAVGGAASANKQSAIIPATRPLTRAELSKKFRDHFGYTLDIGPSGIPHKDAGQGLFLSGQANAGAVLAIYPGVIYSPAYYRYIPGYPRIDVCNNYLITRYDGTIIDAKPWCFGGETRALWDGSDLVDYNAMAPKGSENNSDRVWRMLSKPLEKGVRENFGEVLERRNPLAFGHFANHPPKGSSPNVMICPYDFPLTEKDMRVYIPNITFGGQETIRMKRFGSFYFKSGGSDNQAGDSLVLKTLVLVSTRSICDEELFLNYRYSNSKRRPEWYSPVDEEEDKRRWS encoded by the exons ATGTTTGCTCGTGATCCAAGGCATCTTCAATTTGAAGCTGATGTGAATCGTTTGTTTCTCTATACAAG CTATTATCGTCTCGGGGAGAATGCTGACGAGAAGGACGCTGAGGAGATtattgacttggctagcaaagctTCTATTGCTGATCAGCAGAAACAAGTGCAGGATAATGTTCATTATGAACTTACGCATATGTGCCAAGCAATGGATAGCATTTTATGTCCTGATACAATAAACGACCCATCAAAAGGACCTTCAGAAGCACATAATCATTCTCAGCGTAGTGGCTTAAGTTTTGCCGTTGGTGGTGCTGCATCTGCAAACAAGCAAAG TGCAATTATCCCTGCTACACGACCTTTAACTCGAGCAGAATTGTCAAAGAAATTCAGGGATCATTTTGGGTACACACTTGACATCGGACCATCTGGAATTCCTCATAAAGACGCAGGTCAAGGTTTATTCTTATCAGGACAAGCAAATGCCGGTGCTGTCCTAGCCATCTATCCTGGTGTTATATATTCACCTGCTTACTATCGATATATACCTGGATACCCAAGAATTGATGTTTGCAACAACTATCTAATCACAAGATATGATGGGACAATAATTGATGCAAAACCATGGTGTTTTGGTGGTGAAACAAGAGCATTATGGGATGGTTCAGATTTGGTGGATTACAATGCTATGGCACCTAAAGGCTCAGAGAACAACTCTGATCGGGTGTGGAGAATGCTAAGCAAGCCTCTAGAAAAAGGTGTAAGGGAAAATTTTGGTGAAGTGCTTGAACGACGAAATCCCCTTGCTTTTGGTCATTTTGCAAATCATCCACCCAAAGGTTCAAGTCCTAATGTCATGATCTGCCCATACGATTTTCCTTTGACAGAGAAGGACATGAGAGTATACATCCCTAACATTACGTTTGGTGGTCAAGAGACCATTAGGATGAAGAGGTTTGGCTCCTTCTATTTCAAGTCTGGAGGTTCTGATAATCAGGCTGGTGATTCTCTAGTACTGAAGACGCTAGTGCTGGTGAGCACAAGGTCCATATGTGATGAAGAGCTCTTTCTTAATTACCGTTACAGTAACTCAAAAAGACGACCAGAGTGGTACAGCCCTGTCGATGAAGAAGAGGATAAGAGGAGATGGAGCTAG
- the LOC100192794 gene encoding uncharacterized protein isoform X1: MRAALYGLSKKRRIYAAQVRAKPLLLPRRRSPSPPPHFLSVRTVLPSCSGVPTSVARFSSLPPAAALVYATVEWLSSSTSSKSYYRLGENADEKDAEEIIDLASKASIADQQKQVQDNVHYELTHMCQAMDSILCPDTINDPSKGPSEAHNHSQRSGLSFAVGGAASANKQSAIIPATRPLTRAELSKKFRDHFGYTLDIGPSGIPHKDAGQGLFLSGQANAGAVLAIYPGVIYSPAYYRYIPGYPRIDVCNNYLITRYDGTIIDAKPWCFGGETRALWDGSDLVDYNAMAPKGSENNSDRVWRMLSKPLEKGVRENFGEVLERRNPLAFGHFANHPPKGSSPNVMICPYDFPLTEKDMRVYIPNITFGGQETIRMKRFGSFYFKSGGSDNQAGDSLVLKTLVLVSTRSICDEELFLNYRYSNSKRRPEWYSPVDEEEDKRRWS; encoded by the exons ATGCGGGCCGCGCTGTATGGTCTTAGCAAGAAACGAAGGATATATGCGGCCCAAGTTCGGGCTAAACCCCTCCTTCTCCCACGACGCCGATCCCCGTCGCCGCCGCCTCATTTCCTATCAGTCCGAACCGTTCTTCCGTCCTGCTCAGGCGTTCCGACCAGCGTTGCTCGCTTCTCGTCACTCCCGCCGGCTGCTGCTCTTGTCTACGCCACGGTAGAATGGCTTTCCTCTTCAACAAGTTCCAAGAG CTATTATCGTCTCGGGGAGAATGCTGACGAGAAGGACGCTGAGGAGATtattgacttggctagcaaagctTCTATTGCTGATCAGCAGAAACAAGTGCAGGATAATGTTCATTATGAACTTACGCATATGTGCCAAGCAATGGATAGCATTTTATGTCCTGATACAATAAACGACCCATCAAAAGGACCTTCAGAAGCACATAATCATTCTCAGCGTAGTGGCTTAAGTTTTGCCGTTGGTGGTGCTGCATCTGCAAACAAGCAAAG TGCAATTATCCCTGCTACACGACCTTTAACTCGAGCAGAATTGTCAAAGAAATTCAGGGATCATTTTGGGTACACACTTGACATCGGACCATCTGGAATTCCTCATAAAGACGCAGGTCAAGGTTTATTCTTATCAGGACAAGCAAATGCCGGTGCTGTCCTAGCCATCTATCCTGGTGTTATATATTCACCTGCTTACTATCGATATATACCTGGATACCCAAGAATTGATGTTTGCAACAACTATCTAATCACAAGATATGATGGGACAATAATTGATGCAAAACCATGGTGTTTTGGTGGTGAAACAAGAGCATTATGGGATGGTTCAGATTTGGTGGATTACAATGCTATGGCACCTAAAGGCTCAGAGAACAACTCTGATCGGGTGTGGAGAATGCTAAGCAAGCCTCTAGAAAAAGGTGTAAGGGAAAATTTTGGTGAAGTGCTTGAACGACGAAATCCCCTTGCTTTTGGTCATTTTGCAAATCATCCACCCAAAGGTTCAAGTCCTAATGTCATGATCTGCCCATACGATTTTCCTTTGACAGAGAAGGACATGAGAGTATACATCCCTAACATTACGTTTGGTGGTCAAGAGACCATTAGGATGAAGAGGTTTGGCTCCTTCTATTTCAAGTCTGGAGGTTCTGATAATCAGGCTGGTGATTCTCTAGTACTGAAGACGCTAGTGCTGGTGAGCACAAGGTCCATATGTGATGAAGAGCTCTTTCTTAATTACCGTTACAGTAACTCAAAAAGACGACCAGAGTGGTACAGCCCTGTCGATGAAGAAGAGGATAAGAGGAGATGGAGCTAG